Proteins encoded together in one Gemmatimonadota bacterium DH-78 window:
- a CDS encoding DUF4143 domain-containing protein, translated as MDYRSRIADGELVRRLDATGAVVIEGPKACGKTATARQQAASEVLLDVDETARKAVGFDPGLVLAGPTPRLIDEWQVEPAIWNHVRRAIDDRQTPGQFILTGSAVPADDATRHTGAGRLTRLRMRPMSLFESGASTGAISLRAALSAELEGGSRSELEADDLFELLCVGGWPGHLHRSMEAALQSNRDYLEEVRRVDISRVDGVARDPERVGRFIRSYARNTATNASMATIAADTAGDDGVLRNHTALEYAEALMRLMIVEDQPAWAPHLRSKSVLRQAPKRHLVDPSLAVAALRTGPDKLRQDLELFGFLFESMVVRDLRVYAQAADADVYHYRDNTGLEVDAVVASHAGPWAAFEVKLGGERWIEQGAETLLRFRDRVDADRSGEPALLAVIVGSGTYAHRRADGVWVLPIGVCGP; from the coding sequence GTGGACTATCGATCTCGAATCGCCGATGGCGAGTTGGTGCGGCGTCTCGATGCCACCGGCGCGGTCGTCATCGAGGGTCCGAAGGCATGCGGGAAGACGGCCACCGCCCGCCAGCAGGCGGCGAGCGAGGTGCTGCTGGATGTCGATGAGACCGCTCGAAAGGCAGTCGGTTTCGACCCGGGACTCGTACTGGCGGGACCGACCCCGCGGCTGATCGACGAGTGGCAGGTCGAACCGGCGATCTGGAATCATGTACGCAGGGCCATCGACGACCGACAGACTCCCGGCCAGTTCATTCTGACGGGCTCAGCCGTCCCTGCCGACGACGCGACTCGCCACACGGGCGCAGGCCGGCTGACCCGACTTCGCATGCGACCGATGTCGTTGTTCGAGTCGGGTGCATCGACCGGAGCCATCTCTCTGCGAGCTGCGCTTTCAGCTGAGTTGGAAGGCGGCAGCCGCTCCGAGCTGGAGGCTGACGATCTGTTCGAACTCCTCTGTGTGGGTGGCTGGCCTGGGCACCTGCACCGATCGATGGAAGCTGCCCTCCAGTCGAACCGCGACTATCTCGAAGAGGTTCGGCGCGTCGACATCTCCCGCGTCGATGGGGTGGCGCGGGACCCCGAGCGAGTGGGCCGGTTCATTCGATCGTACGCGCGAAACACCGCCACGAATGCTTCCATGGCCACGATCGCTGCCGACACCGCTGGCGACGACGGGGTCCTGCGAAACCACACCGCGCTCGAGTACGCCGAGGCTCTCATGCGGCTCATGATCGTCGAGGACCAGCCAGCGTGGGCCCCTCACCTGCGATCGAAGTCCGTTCTGCGGCAGGCACCGAAGCGACACCTCGTCGATCCCTCGCTGGCCGTCGCCGCGCTTCGGACCGGACCGGACAAGCTCAGACAGGACCTGGAGCTGTTCGGCTTCCTGTTCGAATCCATGGTCGTGCGAGACCTTCGAGTGTATGCACAGGCGGCCGACGCCGACGTCTACCACTATCGGGACAACACCGGCTTGGAGGTCGATGCAGTGGTCGCTTCGCATGCGGGCCCCTGGGCCGCGTTCGAGGTCAAGCTCGGAGGTGAACGCTGGATTGAGCAGGGTGCCGAGACGCTGCTGCGATTCCGGGATCGGGTGGATGCCGACCGATCGGGGGAACCGGCGCTTCTTGCGGTCATCGTGGGCTCGGGAACCTATGCCCATCGTCGCGCGGACGGCGTTTGGGTGCTCCCCATCGGGGTCTGCGGGCCCTGA
- a CDS encoding ADOP family duplicated permease, translating to MTPVRGWERWMIRCALRAWPRATRLDDAEDIEATFTARRAAGPTRWPAAIDTVAEACNLVATGLRLRRSRRSRSRSSGYGSVVPYAVRRLIRSPRWSAMVGGVFALGLGAAATVFTIVDGVSLRPLPYGDPEALVRIGAAREGRPGPGSLSGPNFRDIVEQTSGLAMATASSPASIGVGIDGRPNQLVRGGWVSGAFFATLGRAPLEGRILAESDDRPGAPRVVVVSHAFAAAQFGDDSPIGRSISIEGSPATIVGVMGPDFFPPEATNLGGTQLWVPLAHAPLPTGERGLAFLDVVGRLAPNVGVERLEAELTAVAEGLITAHSLSPRAFNGLTVRPLRAETLGGARPTLAMLMGAVSLLLAITCLNIGNLVVLRTIDGAASLRVRLSLGASRARVVAEVATETVVLAFVGGVAGLWAARMVTRAIVHAAPIDLPRLAEVALDARVAAVALAVSVLIGLLVGLLPALRLVAHPGGLQRSARAATGSVRFAHLRDALVLIQVSMGLALAIGAGLLTRSLVRMHAVEQGFDARGLAVATLRLDGIGGPDFDPSLLTRLRDGAAGIAGVTHASLTSGSPYMPGGMRGYAEPEGASLPPDQLDPSAIEFHRSSPGHLEGVGLRLREGRFLSDADRSEAPAVAVISESVAAALWPDRSALGERLILGGDGTFTPREVVGVVANPRYRGPALEPEQHIWVPWSQVPLAPLDLVIRTADGATPAAELSALLDSFGGAATLRSLRSVPEAAAHRFTEPAFFTSVLGAFALLASALSAVGLYGTLSHAVRTRRREFGVRLALGAHGSLLTRAVVRHGAGVTLLGVLGGLLLALMGVGFVDSRLFGISGMDPVTWVGASAVLLGAGLLASWLPARFAGRVSPLACLRIDSV from the coding sequence GTGACTCCGGTGCGGGGGTGGGAGCGCTGGATGATTCGTTGTGCGCTGCGAGCGTGGCCCCGCGCGACGCGACTCGACGATGCCGAGGACATCGAGGCTACCTTCACGGCCCGGCGAGCCGCCGGACCGACGCGTTGGCCCGCCGCCATCGACACCGTCGCCGAGGCGTGCAATCTCGTCGCCACGGGGCTGCGCCTTCGCCGGTCGCGCCGGTCTCGCAGTCGATCCAGTGGGTACGGAAGCGTGGTCCCCTACGCGGTGCGGCGCCTGATCCGGAGTCCGCGGTGGTCGGCGATGGTCGGGGGCGTGTTCGCACTCGGCCTCGGTGCCGCCGCGACCGTGTTCACCATCGTCGACGGGGTCAGTCTCCGGCCGCTTCCCTACGGCGATCCGGAGGCCCTGGTGCGCATAGGGGCGGCCCGGGAGGGTCGTCCGGGGCCGGGTTCGCTCTCCGGGCCCAACTTCCGCGACATCGTGGAACAGACCTCCGGGCTGGCCATGGCGACCGCTTCGAGTCCCGCGTCCATCGGGGTCGGGATCGACGGAAGGCCCAACCAGTTGGTGCGTGGCGGATGGGTATCCGGAGCGTTTTTCGCCACGCTGGGCCGGGCGCCTCTCGAGGGGCGGATCCTCGCCGAGTCCGACGATCGCCCGGGTGCGCCGCGGGTCGTCGTGGTTTCGCACGCCTTTGCAGCGGCCCAGTTCGGCGACGACAGCCCGATCGGCCGCTCGATCTCGATCGAGGGAAGCCCTGCCACGATCGTGGGGGTGATGGGGCCCGACTTCTTTCCCCCGGAAGCCACGAACCTTGGTGGAACCCAGCTCTGGGTACCCCTCGCGCACGCGCCCCTGCCGACCGGCGAACGTGGGCTCGCCTTTCTCGATGTGGTCGGAAGGCTCGCGCCGAATGTGGGGGTGGAGCGATTGGAGGCTGAACTCACGGCGGTGGCGGAGGGGCTGATCACGGCGCACTCCCTTTCTCCTCGGGCCTTCAACGGCTTGACGGTCCGCCCGCTGCGCGCGGAAACGCTGGGTGGAGCCCGACCCACGCTCGCCATGCTCATGGGCGCGGTGTCGCTGCTCCTCGCCATCACCTGTCTGAACATCGGGAATCTGGTGGTGCTGCGAACGATCGACGGCGCCGCCTCTCTGAGGGTCCGGCTCAGCCTCGGGGCCTCGCGTGCACGCGTCGTTGCGGAGGTTGCGACCGAGACCGTCGTGCTCGCCTTCGTCGGGGGGGTGGCGGGACTCTGGGCGGCACGCATGGTGACCCGGGCCATCGTTCACGCTGCGCCGATCGACCTGCCGCGACTGGCCGAGGTCGCACTCGACGCTCGGGTCGCGGCCGTGGCTCTGGCGGTCTCGGTGCTCATCGGACTCCTGGTCGGGCTGCTCCCCGCGCTCCGGCTGGTTGCTCACCCGGGCGGTCTGCAGAGGAGCGCCCGGGCCGCCACGGGGTCGGTGCGTTTCGCGCATCTGCGCGACGCACTGGTTCTGATCCAGGTGTCCATGGGACTGGCCCTCGCGATCGGCGCCGGGCTCCTGACCCGAAGTCTGGTGCGGATGCACGCCGTCGAGCAGGGCTTCGATGCCCGAGGGTTGGCCGTGGCGACGCTTCGACTCGACGGCATCGGTGGACCCGACTTCGATCCTTCACTCCTGACTCGACTCCGCGACGGCGCCGCCGGAATCGCCGGGGTGACACACGCGTCGCTGACCTCCGGCTCCCCGTACATGCCGGGGGGCATGCGCGGCTATGCAGAGCCCGAGGGGGCGAGCCTGCCTCCCGACCAACTCGATCCCTCCGCCATCGAGTTCCATCGCTCCAGCCCCGGCCATCTCGAAGGTGTGGGACTGCGCCTGCGCGAGGGTCGGTTCCTCTCGGACGCCGATCGGTCGGAAGCCCCCGCCGTCGCCGTCATCTCGGAGTCGGTCGCCGCGGCCCTGTGGCCCGACCGGTCGGCGTTGGGTGAGCGGCTCATTCTCGGCGGGGACGGCACCTTCACACCCCGCGAAGTGGTCGGTGTCGTGGCGAATCCACGCTATCGAGGGCCGGCGCTCGAGCCGGAGCAGCACATCTGGGTGCCCTGGTCCCAGGTGCCGCTGGCACCCCTCGACCTCGTCATCCGGACTGCAGACGGCGCCACGCCGGCCGCCGAACTCTCGGCATTGCTCGATTCCTTCGGCGGGGCCGCGACCCTGCGTTCGCTACGGTCCGTGCCCGAAGCCGCTGCTCACCGCTTCACCGAGCCCGCCTTCTTCACCAGCGTCCTCGGCGCCTTCGCGCTTCTGGCTTCGGCGCTCTCGGCCGTCGGCCTCTACGGCACTCTGTCGCATGCAGTCCGCACCCGTCGGCGCGAGTTCGGCGTGCGCCTCGCTCTCGGAGCCCACGGCAGCCTGCTGACCCGTGCCGTCGTGCGACACGGGGCGGGGGTGACCTTGCTCGGAGTGCTCGGGGGACTCCTCCTCGCCCTGATGGGGGTCGGATTCGTGGACTCGCGCCTCTTCGGGATCTCGGGCATGGACCCTGTGACATGGGTCGGCGCGAGCGCCGTCCTCCTGGGTGCCGGGCTGCTGGCCAGCTGGCTTCCGGCCCGCTTCGCCGGCCGGGTGTCGCCCCTCGCGTGCCTCCGCATCGATTCGGTCTGA
- a CDS encoding helix-turn-helix transcriptional regulator, with protein sequence MSDTPPPTPTPLEFEILLALAAGPLHGYGIIQDIESRGRAASHLRSGTLYLALRRLRDAGLVEPTTAPESEAGSNDARRKYFALTPRGGRAVADEVARLGRLVDVGRRRLADAGGTS encoded by the coding sequence ATGTCCGACACCCCGCCGCCCACCCCGACACCGCTCGAGTTCGAGATCCTTCTCGCACTGGCGGCCGGCCCGCTCCATGGGTACGGCATCATCCAAGACATCGAATCGCGAGGGAGAGCTGCCTCGCACCTGCGCTCGGGTACGCTGTATCTGGCCCTGCGGCGACTGAGAGATGCCGGGTTGGTCGAGCCGACCACTGCGCCGGAGTCCGAAGCCGGCTCCAACGACGCGCGCCGCAAGTATTTCGCGCTCACTCCCCGCGGAGGTCGGGCCGTGGCCGACGAAGTCGCCCGCCTCGGACGCCTGGTGGATGTGGGCCGGCGACGCCTCGCCGATGCAGGAGGCACCTCGTGA